A portion of the Edaphobacter bradus genome contains these proteins:
- the ftsY gene encoding signal recognition particle-docking protein FtsY, with amino-acid sequence MVFSSLFGKRDKPESLAESPVEESPAPKLGLFDRMKQAVTRTRESFSESISSVIALTREIDQTSLDHLEPMLLAADIGSATTAIIMENLRQRALRTGIESGAQLKRLLKAELKQILDGVAHPMQHPAAPPEVVMMVGVNGTGKTTTTGKLAAFYRNQNRSVLLCAADTFRAAAIEQLEVWAQRSDVPIIKTKQGGDPSAALYDACTAAKARNIDVLIADTAGRLHTKTDLMKELDKMRRTAEKLVPGAPHQTFLVMDATTGQNGLQQARLFTEAARVTGIILTKLDGTAKGGIVLAIATELKLPVIYAGVGEKIEDLIPFDSNSFVDSLLD; translated from the coding sequence ATGGTCTTTTCTTCTCTCTTCGGAAAGCGCGACAAACCCGAATCCCTAGCCGAATCTCCGGTCGAGGAGTCCCCCGCTCCAAAGCTCGGCCTCTTCGACCGCATGAAGCAGGCGGTCACCCGCACGCGCGAGTCCTTCTCCGAGTCCATCAGCTCCGTCATCGCGCTCACCCGCGAGATCGACCAGACCTCGCTCGACCATCTCGAGCCCATGCTGCTGGCAGCCGACATCGGCAGCGCCACCACAGCCATCATCATGGAGAACCTCCGCCAGCGCGCCCTCCGCACCGGCATCGAGAGCGGAGCGCAGCTCAAGCGGCTCCTCAAGGCCGAACTGAAGCAAATCCTCGACGGCGTAGCCCACCCCATGCAGCACCCCGCAGCACCTCCCGAGGTCGTCATGATGGTCGGGGTCAACGGCACCGGCAAGACCACCACCACCGGCAAGCTCGCCGCCTTCTATCGCAATCAGAACCGCAGCGTCCTGCTCTGCGCCGCCGACACCTTCCGCGCCGCCGCCATCGAACAGCTCGAAGTCTGGGCCCAGCGCTCCGACGTCCCCATCATCAAGACCAAGCAGGGCGGCGACCCTTCGGCCGCGCTCTACGACGCCTGCACCGCCGCCAAAGCGCGCAACATCGACGTCCTCATCGCCGACACCGCCGGCCGCCTCCACACCAAGACCGATCTGATGAAGGAGCTCGACAAGATGCGCCGCACCGCCGAGAAGTTAGTTCCCGGCGCACCACACCAGACCTTCCTCGTCATGGACGCGACGACAGGCCAGAATGGCCTGCAGCAGGCCCGCCTCTTTACCGAAGCCGCCCGCGTCACCGGCATCATCCTCACGAAACTCGACGGAACCGCCAAGGGAGGCATCGTCCTGGCCATCGCCACCGAACTCAAGCTCCCCGTCATCTATGCCGGGGTCGGCGAAAAGATCGAAGACCTCATCCCCTTCGACAGCAACTCCTTCGTCGACTCGCTCCTCGACTAA
- the panE gene encoding 2-dehydropantoate 2-reductase gives MKILVVGAGAVGGYFGARLAQTGRDVTFLVRPARAAQLQRDGLQILSPHGNLTFKPQTITAQEIHETYDLVLLSVKSLAIDRAIADMKPAIGPETMIYPVLNGMRHLDTLSRVFGERAVLGGVCMVSTDIDEQGRIVQLHETQKLVYGERSGEITPRIKALDEAISNAGFDTELSPGIMQAMWQKWVFIATLGLVTCLLNGSIGEINTAPGGEATALQCLDECVAIADASGFPIPQPFLDQIKPYYTAKVSKLTSSMFRDMQRGASVEAEAILGDLLKHGQSHQLKTPLLQAGCVRMRVYQNSRSAS, from the coding sequence ATGAAGATTCTCGTTGTCGGCGCAGGAGCCGTAGGCGGCTACTTCGGAGCGAGGCTTGCGCAGACAGGCCGCGACGTGACATTCCTCGTAAGACCCGCGCGCGCCGCGCAGCTTCAGCGCGACGGCCTCCAGATCCTCAGTCCTCACGGCAACCTCACCTTCAAGCCACAGACCATCACCGCGCAGGAGATCCACGAAACCTACGATCTCGTCCTGCTCAGCGTAAAATCCCTCGCGATCGATCGGGCCATCGCCGACATGAAGCCGGCCATCGGCCCCGAGACCATGATCTATCCCGTCCTCAATGGCATGCGGCACCTCGACACCCTCTCCCGCGTCTTCGGAGAGCGCGCCGTGCTCGGCGGCGTCTGCATGGTCTCCACCGACATCGACGAGCAAGGCCGCATCGTGCAGCTTCACGAGACGCAGAAGCTCGTCTACGGCGAGCGCAGCGGGGAGATCACCCCTCGCATCAAAGCGCTCGACGAAGCCATAAGCAACGCGGGCTTCGATACGGAACTCTCCCCCGGCATCATGCAGGCCATGTGGCAGAAGTGGGTCTTCATCGCCACTCTCGGCCTCGTAACCTGCCTGCTCAACGGCTCCATCGGAGAGATCAACACGGCCCCCGGCGGCGAAGCCACCGCTCTCCAGTGTCTCGACGAGTGCGTAGCCATCGCCGACGCCTCAGGCTTCCCCATCCCACAGCCGTTCCTCGATCAGATCAAGCCGTACTACACCGCCAAAGTCTCCAAACTCACCTCTTCCATGTTCCGCGACATGCAGCGGGGAGCCAGCGTCGAGGCTGAAGCTATTCTGGGCGATCTTCTCAAGCACGGCCAGTCCCACCAGTTGAAGACGCCGCTGCTGCAGGCTGGCTGCGTCCGCATGCGCGTCTATCAGAACTCCAGATCCGCCTCCTGA
- a CDS encoding NAD(P)H-dependent glycerol-3-phosphate dehydrogenase has product MSRISVLGAGAWGTALTLSLAHRGGHDLCLWSHSPVHAKRLDSARENLTYLPGFPIPADIQITSDLPSAVLDADVLLCVTPSQHLRGIIAQIAPLLTSHQVILTASKGIEETTYLRMSQVIASITSNPCAVLSGPSFAQEVAAGAPTAIVAAAHDPDLALVLQRDFSSPSLRLYTNDDVTGVELGGALKNVIALAAGVVSGLELGHNSAAALITRGIAEMTRLAVACGGRRQTLAGLSGVGDLILTCTGSLSRNRSVGIELGRGRRLDDILNGMGGKVAEGVRSTTAALGLAARYGVEMPITEQVDAILHHDRSPKDAIRELMSRPGRDE; this is encoded by the coding sequence TTGAGCCGCATCAGCGTCCTTGGAGCCGGCGCCTGGGGCACGGCCCTCACACTCTCACTCGCCCACCGCGGCGGACACGACCTCTGCCTCTGGTCACACTCGCCCGTCCACGCGAAGCGGCTCGACAGCGCTCGTGAAAACCTCACCTACCTTCCCGGCTTTCCCATTCCGGCAGACATCCAGATCACCTCCGACCTGCCTTCCGCCGTCCTCGACGCTGACGTCCTCCTGTGCGTCACTCCCTCGCAGCATCTGCGCGGCATCATCGCCCAGATCGCGCCGCTCCTCACTTCCCATCAAGTCATCCTCACCGCGAGCAAGGGCATCGAAGAGACGACTTATCTCCGCATGTCGCAGGTCATCGCCTCCATCACGAGCAACCCCTGCGCCGTGCTCTCCGGCCCGTCCTTCGCGCAGGAGGTCGCCGCCGGCGCGCCCACAGCGATCGTCGCCGCCGCCCACGATCCCGACCTCGCCCTCGTCCTCCAGCGAGACTTCTCTTCCCCCTCGCTCCGCCTCTACACCAACGACGACGTCACCGGCGTCGAGCTCGGCGGAGCCCTCAAGAACGTCATCGCGCTCGCTGCCGGAGTCGTCAGCGGTCTCGAACTCGGCCACAACTCCGCCGCCGCGCTCATCACTCGCGGCATCGCTGAGATGACGCGCCTCGCCGTCGCCTGCGGTGGCCGCCGCCAGACCCTCGCCGGACTCTCCGGCGTCGGCGACCTCATCCTCACCTGCACCGGCTCTCTCTCGCGCAACCGCTCCGTCGGCATCGAGCTGGGCCGCGGCCGCCGTCTCGACGACATCCTCAACGGTATGGGCGGCAAGGTCGCCGAAGGTGTCCGCTCGACCACCGCCGCTCTAGGCCTCGCCGCACGCTACGGCGTCGAGATGCCCATCACCGAGCAGGTCGACGCCATCCTCCACCACGACAGGAGCCCCAAAGACGCCATCCGCGAGCTCATGTCCCGCCCCGGCCGCGACGAGTAA
- the plsY gene encoding glycerol-3-phosphate 1-O-acyltransferase PlsY codes for MNPWIPSITIAYLLGSIPFGYLLVKTFRHQDIRATGSGNIGATNVARSGAKGLGLATLLLDLLKAFVAVKIAQYLAPGNMDLAVAAAVAAILGHVFPVWLGFRGGKGVASALGVFLALTPLSALSVLVIFIIIFLITRYVSLASILASAAFPFIALHFITARTPIVLGGLIFIPLLIIVKHHQNIRRLISGTESRFGSRKVAA; via the coding sequence ATGAACCCCTGGATCCCCTCCATTACGATCGCCTACCTCCTTGGCTCCATCCCCTTCGGCTATCTGCTCGTAAAGACCTTCCGCCACCAGGACATACGGGCCACGGGCAGCGGCAACATTGGAGCCACGAACGTCGCCCGCTCCGGAGCCAAGGGCCTCGGCCTCGCCACACTCCTGCTTGATCTCCTGAAGGCGTTCGTCGCGGTTAAGATCGCCCAGTATCTCGCTCCCGGCAACATGGACCTCGCCGTCGCGGCAGCCGTCGCCGCCATCCTCGGCCACGTCTTCCCCGTCTGGCTCGGCTTCCGCGGAGGCAAGGGAGTCGCCAGCGCACTCGGAGTCTTCCTCGCCCTCACTCCCCTCTCCGCGCTCTCGGTTCTGGTCATCTTCATCATCATCTTCCTGATTACCCGCTACGTCTCGCTGGCGTCCATCCTCGCCTCGGCAGCGTTCCCCTTCATCGCGCTTCACTTCATCACCGCACGAACCCCCATCGTCCTTGGCGGCCTTATCTTCATCCCGCTCCTCATCATCGTCAAACATCACCAGAACATCCGCCGCCTGATCTCAGGCACTGAAAGCCGCTTCGGCTCCCGCAAGGTGGCCGCTTGA
- a CDS encoding competence/damage-inducible protein A, producing the protein MQAEIIAVGSEMLTPHRQDTNSLYLTAGLNDLGVTVAFKTIVGDNLQHLTSAARTALSRADIVIFSGGLGPTEDDLTREAAAAALGLPLRSDPAVIEAIENRFAARKIAMAPNNRKQADVIEGATILANINGSAPGQFLDTTHDGNRRIVLLLPGPPSELKPLFDQAVKPRLAATLPPNFLARRMLRMALIPESQVDARTAPIYQQYTDVETTILAGSGEIQLHFVCTKPTLAEAQARVDELVGRIEAEMQDDIFSSQGESLEEIVLLMLGMRHLTLAAAESCTGGLVAERLTEVPGSSRTFLGGAVVYTDALKTTFAGVPPDLVATHGAISEPVTRALAEGIRARTGASLGVAITGIAGPTRGTGLDAEKPIGLVYIALADGHQTRIKQLNIVGDRDRIRLWASQHALELIRRALL; encoded by the coding sequence ATGCAAGCTGAGATCATCGCCGTCGGCTCCGAGATGCTCACGCCGCACCGGCAGGACACCAACTCTCTCTACCTCACCGCCGGCCTCAACGACCTCGGCGTCACCGTTGCCTTCAAGACCATCGTTGGCGACAACCTCCAGCACCTCACCTCCGCCGCGCGCACAGCACTCTCCCGCGCCGACATCGTCATCTTCTCCGGAGGCCTCGGCCCCACCGAAGACGACCTCACCCGCGAGGCTGCAGCCGCCGCGCTGGGACTTCCCCTGCGCTCCGACCCCGCCGTCATCGAAGCCATCGAAAATCGCTTCGCCGCGCGCAAGATAGCCATGGCGCCCAACAACCGCAAGCAGGCCGACGTCATCGAAGGCGCCACGATCCTGGCGAACATCAACGGCAGCGCTCCCGGTCAGTTCCTCGACACGACGCACGACGGCAACCGCAGAATCGTCCTCCTGCTCCCCGGCCCACCCTCCGAGCTCAAGCCCCTCTTCGATCAGGCCGTCAAGCCGCGGCTCGCCGCCACGCTCCCGCCAAACTTCCTCGCCCGCCGCATGCTCCGCATGGCGCTCATCCCCGAGTCGCAGGTCGACGCCCGCACCGCGCCCATCTACCAGCAGTACACCGACGTCGAGACCACGATTCTCGCCGGCAGCGGCGAGATCCAGCTCCACTTCGTCTGCACCAAGCCCACCCTCGCCGAGGCCCAGGCCCGCGTCGACGAACTCGTCGGCCGCATCGAGGCCGAGATGCAGGACGATATCTTCTCCTCGCAGGGCGAATCGCTCGAAGAGATCGTTCTCCTCATGCTTGGCATGCGCCACCTCACCCTCGCCGCCGCTGAGAGCTGCACCGGCGGCCTCGTCGCCGAGCGCCTCACCGAAGTCCCCGGCAGCTCCCGCACCTTCCTGGGCGGAGCCGTCGTCTACACTGATGCCCTCAAGACCACCTTCGCCGGCGTTCCCCCTGATCTGGTCGCCACTCACGGAGCCATCAGCGAGCCCGTCACCCGCGCACTCGCCGAAGGCATACGCGCCCGCACCGGGGCCTCCCTCGGCGTCGCCATCACCGGCATCGCCGGCCCCACACGCGGCACTGGCCTCGACGCTGAAAAGCCCATCGGCCTCGTCTACATTGCTCTCGCCGACGGCCACCAGACCCGCATCAAGCAGCTCAACATCGTCGGCGACCGCGACCGCATCCGCCTGTGGGCCAGCCAGCACGCGCTTGAGCTCATCCGCCGCGCCCTGCTCTGA
- a CDS encoding NmrA family NAD(P)-binding protein yields the protein MSQETIFVTGAAGGVGSTAHTAIAILLEQGHHVRAMVRKLDGRAYKLRDMGSEIVVADMLDIIAVRAAMRGCSVVYFTMSISPTYLEAATNIAAAAKSLGVKAFVNLSQMTVSQMSETETTSSPQQKQHWLAEQMLRWSGLPVVYLRPTAFFDGMFLVQGAKAIRDDDAIRLPFADGKTALIAGADVGTAAAAVLANPEPHIGKVYDLTGPQSLTMTQYAQEFSGALGRTIKYVNVPPQIWEAKLQEAKLPAHLIAHLNTMGQLHRENRYDRMTDSFEQLVGRAPISAAEFARRHADVFTPQSERSNVPTGGGRI from the coding sequence ATGTCCCAAGAAACCATCTTCGTCACCGGCGCCGCCGGCGGCGTCGGCTCGACCGCGCACACGGCCATCGCGATCCTGCTTGAACAAGGCCATCACGTACGCGCCATGGTGCGCAAGCTGGACGGCCGTGCCTACAAGCTGCGTGACATGGGATCCGAAATCGTTGTGGCCGACATGCTCGACATCATCGCTGTGCGCGCGGCCATGCGAGGTTGCTCAGTGGTGTATTTCACGATGTCGATCTCGCCCACCTACCTGGAAGCGGCCACCAACATCGCGGCCGCGGCCAAAAGCCTGGGCGTGAAGGCCTTCGTCAACCTGTCACAGATGACGGTGTCGCAGATGAGCGAGACAGAGACCACAAGCAGCCCGCAACAGAAGCAGCACTGGCTCGCAGAGCAGATGCTGCGCTGGTCCGGCCTGCCGGTGGTGTACCTGCGTCCCACCGCTTTCTTCGATGGCATGTTCCTGGTGCAGGGCGCCAAGGCCATCCGCGACGACGATGCCATCCGCCTGCCGTTCGCCGACGGCAAGACCGCGCTGATCGCCGGCGCCGACGTAGGGACTGCCGCCGCTGCCGTGCTGGCCAACCCGGAACCGCATATCGGTAAGGTCTACGACCTCACCGGCCCCCAGTCGCTGACGATGACCCAGTATGCGCAGGAGTTCAGCGGCGCTCTGGGCCGTACCATAAAATACGTCAACGTGCCGCCACAGATCTGGGAAGCCAAGCTTCAGGAGGCCAAACTACCCGCGCATCTGATCGCACATTTGAACACCATGGGCCAGTTGCATCGCGAGAACCGCTACGACCGTATGACCGACTCCTTCGAGCAGTTGGTCGGCCGTGCACCGATTTCCGCCGCCGAATTTGCACGCCGCCATGCGGACGTGTTCACGCCTCAAAGCGAGCGATCGAACGTGCCAACAGGAGGAGGACGGATATGA
- a CDS encoding NmrA family NAD(P)-binding protein, producing MSSKILVTGAAGGTQGATGNRLTRLLREKGVPVRAFVRKVDERSDVLHEMGAEVFAGDLLDIQSVRQALKGIESVYFCYPVQAGLLEATAILAQAAKEAGVKFIFHISAGASSDQSPSPWGRKNWLSEQILEWSGVPSFHLRPALFFESLLRQSAKAISQDSEIRAPFGSGDGKVPSIAAEDVARLALKVLLNPEPFIGKAYQLFTSNPSLNELAQELTKLLGRPVRYREVTPDQWIKESIDREGSANQEGTDYLSRQWENFLNLNRDREFMARMAKGYGLFKMMTGESPTPLIEWLKLNQTAIEGDGPFQASLKRVNSALIDTIVQ from the coding sequence ATGAGTTCAAAAATCCTGGTTACTGGGGCAGCCGGCGGTACTCAAGGAGCCACTGGCAATCGTTTAACCCGTTTACTACGGGAAAAGGGCGTCCCGGTTCGAGCCTTCGTTCGCAAAGTGGACGAGCGATCCGACGTCCTGCACGAGATGGGCGCGGAAGTCTTTGCGGGCGACCTTCTCGACATTCAATCCGTTCGCCAAGCCTTAAAAGGTATCGAAAGCGTCTATTTCTGCTATCCGGTTCAGGCCGGTCTTTTGGAAGCCACGGCAATCCTGGCTCAAGCAGCCAAGGAAGCGGGCGTGAAATTCATTTTTCACATTTCTGCGGGAGCATCCTCGGATCAAAGCCCCAGTCCTTGGGGTCGCAAAAATTGGCTTTCTGAACAAATCCTGGAGTGGTCTGGAGTTCCGAGCTTCCATCTTCGTCCGGCCCTGTTTTTTGAAAGCCTACTCCGCCAATCCGCAAAGGCTATTAGCCAAGACTCTGAGATCCGAGCCCCGTTCGGATCGGGTGACGGAAAAGTACCATCCATTGCGGCAGAAGACGTTGCACGACTCGCATTGAAAGTGCTGCTGAACCCCGAGCCGTTCATTGGAAAGGCCTACCAGCTTTTCACCTCAAACCCGAGTCTCAATGAACTGGCGCAAGAACTGACGAAGCTTCTAGGGAGGCCCGTCCGCTATCGCGAAGTTACGCCCGATCAATGGATCAAGGAATCGATCGATCGCGAAGGTTCGGCAAATCAAGAAGGAACGGATTACCTCAGCAGACAATGGGAGAACTTTCTTAACTTGAATCGGGACCGAGAATTTATGGCTCGCATGGCTAAAGGATACGGCCTGTTTAAGATGATGACCGGCGAGTCACCCACTCCTCTGATCGAATGGCTGAAGCTCAATCAAACGGCCATCGAAGGCGATGGGCCCTTCCAAGCGAGTCTCAAGCGGGTGAATTCGGCGTTGATCGATACCATCGTCCAATAG
- a CDS encoding Rrf2 family transcriptional regulator: protein MPAKSVQFTVAAHIMALLGRFRDKEISSAALAASVNADPTFVRKSLSKLSNAGLITTTRGKNGASTLTRSPEAITLLDIYRASAAPPTFAIHNYPVEKRCPVSRNIKGSMSSVLKKAQKSFEDSLDRITLADVVEEIRQASQ from the coding sequence ATGCCCGCGAAGAGCGTTCAGTTCACGGTTGCAGCCCATATCATGGCCCTGCTCGGTCGTTTTCGCGACAAGGAAATTTCTTCGGCAGCTCTTGCTGCAAGCGTGAATGCAGACCCCACATTCGTGAGGAAATCGCTTTCGAAGCTCTCCAATGCTGGTCTGATCACCACTACGCGCGGTAAGAACGGCGCGAGCACCCTTACGCGTTCTCCTGAAGCGATAACGCTACTAGACATTTATCGGGCCAGCGCGGCGCCACCGACATTCGCGATTCATAACTATCCTGTCGAGAAGAGATGCCCGGTCAGCCGCAACATTAAGGGGTCTATGTCGTCGGTCCTGAAAAAAGCGCAGAAAAGTTTCGAGGATAGTCTCGATCGAATAACCCTCGCCGATGTCGTTGAGGAAATTCGTCAGGCGAGCCAGTGA
- the alkB gene encoding DNA oxidative demethylase AlkB: MVAKIHDMNPLWPSETAPTIDHPAGGVTLLRAFCLQEAPELLRAIEAITESSPFRRMIVPSGHTMSVAMTNCGALGWTTDRTGYRYTSLDPIVNKPWPAMPRILQHLATRAATAAGFAHFTSNACLINRYEPGTRLSLHQDKNERDYTQPIVSVSLGLPATFLLGTLRRADTPRRIRVEHGDVFVWGGPARLIFHGVAPIAAGTHPLTGECRINLTFRHVAL; this comes from the coding sequence ATGGTGGCGAAGATTCACGACATGAACCCACTCTGGCCATCCGAAACCGCTCCCACCATCGACCATCCCGCCGGAGGCGTCACCCTCCTGCGCGCCTTCTGCCTGCAGGAAGCCCCAGAACTGCTTCGCGCGATTGAAGCCATCACCGAATCCTCGCCCTTCCGGCGCATGATCGTCCCCAGCGGCCACACGATGTCCGTCGCCATGACCAACTGCGGCGCACTCGGCTGGACCACCGACCGCACCGGCTACCGCTATACCTCGCTCGACCCCATCGTCAACAAGCCGTGGCCCGCCATGCCACGAATCCTCCAGCACCTCGCCACACGCGCCGCGACAGCAGCGGGCTTCGCGCACTTCACTTCCAACGCCTGCCTCATCAACCGCTACGAGCCCGGCACGCGCCTCTCGCTCCACCAGGACAAAAACGAGCGGGACTACACCCAGCCCATCGTCTCTGTCTCGCTCGGCCTGCCCGCTACCTTCCTCCTCGGAACCCTCCGCCGTGCCGACACTCCCCGCCGCATCCGCGTCGAGCACGGCGACGTCTTCGTCTGGGGAGGTCCCGCGCGCCTCATCTTCCACGGCGTCGCGCCCATCGCCGCAGGCACGCATCCCCTCACCGGCGAATGCCGCATCAACCTCACCTTCCGCCACGTCGCACTCTAA
- a CDS encoding 2OG-Fe(II) oxygenase → MTTQEQIRCLNWDELQTSLNERGYATTGPLLTPSQCSELAEGYNNAAQFRSRVIMAKHGFGRGEYQYYSYPLPSLIQTLRDNLYPPLARIASQWSRDLNSPIDYPPTHQQFLAQCHNAGQDRPTPLLLKYQPGDYNCLHQDLYGDLVFPIQATFLLSAPSTDFTGGEFVLTEQRPRMQSRVEVVPLHQGEAVLFAVNHRPQRGTRGVYRVAMRHGVSPIRSGQRFTLGVIFHDAR, encoded by the coding sequence ATGACCACGCAGGAACAGATCAGATGTCTCAACTGGGACGAGCTCCAGACCAGCCTCAACGAACGCGGCTACGCTACCACCGGTCCGCTGCTCACTCCATCCCAGTGCTCCGAACTCGCCGAAGGCTACAACAACGCTGCGCAGTTTCGCAGCCGCGTCATCATGGCCAAACACGGCTTCGGACGCGGAGAATACCAGTACTACAGCTACCCACTCCCGTCCCTCATCCAGACACTCCGCGACAATCTCTACCCGCCACTCGCCCGCATCGCGTCTCAGTGGAGCCGCGACCTCAACAGTCCCATCGACTACCCACCCACGCATCAGCAGTTCCTCGCTCAGTGCCACAATGCTGGGCAAGATCGCCCCACGCCGCTGCTGCTGAAATACCAGCCCGGCGACTACAACTGCCTCCATCAGGACCTCTACGGCGATCTCGTCTTCCCCATCCAGGCAACATTCCTCCTCAGTGCACCATCCACCGACTTCACCGGCGGCGAGTTCGTCCTCACCGAGCAGCGCCCCCGCATGCAGTCGCGCGTCGAGGTCGTCCCGCTCCATCAGGGCGAGGCCGTCCTCTTCGCCGTTAACCACCGCCCCCAGCGCGGCACGCGCGGCGTCTATCGAGTAGCCATGCGTCACGGAGTCAGCCCCATCCGCTCCGGCCAGCGCTTCACCTTAGGAGTGATCTTTCACGATGCACGGTAG
- a CDS encoding Gfo/Idh/MocA family protein translates to MITRREFLDTLAVSAAGLAVSSTAKSYAQIMGANDRVNFAVVGLNSRAYAHLASLKANEKDIRITHVCDVDTPILEKFSGAVEQKLGYKPATDKDFRKVLASKDVDAITIATPDHWHAPMAIAGLEAGKNVYVEKPCSHNPGEGVMLVAARDKYKKLVQMGNQRRSAPHIIEIVGKIHEGLIGRAYYSKGWYSNTRKSIGTGKPVAVPATLDWDLWQGPAPRKAYMSNYHPYNWHWFKHWGTGETLNNGTHEIDVCRWALGVDLPNHVSASGGRYAYKDDWQFYDTLVTSFEYDDKTISWEGQCCNGMKQHNRDRGSVVVGTNGSVFVDGGSYEVYDLKGNKIDERQAGSAAHGSADLTGADNMTDLHFANFIAGIQKGEKLNSPVEVGNVAVTMLQLSNVAWELNRGLKLDPKNGHVLNDPEAMKYWDREYEKGWEPKV, encoded by the coding sequence GTGATAACCCGACGTGAATTTCTCGACACTCTCGCGGTAAGCGCTGCAGGCTTAGCCGTCAGCTCAACCGCCAAAAGCTATGCCCAGATCATGGGGGCGAACGACCGCGTCAACTTCGCCGTCGTCGGCCTGAACAGTCGTGCCTACGCCCATCTCGCTTCGCTCAAAGCGAATGAGAAGGACATACGCATCACGCATGTCTGCGACGTGGACACACCTATCCTCGAAAAGTTCTCTGGAGCGGTCGAGCAGAAGCTCGGCTACAAGCCCGCCACGGACAAAGACTTTCGCAAGGTCCTCGCCTCAAAGGACGTCGATGCCATCACGATTGCCACCCCCGACCACTGGCACGCGCCGATGGCGATCGCCGGGCTCGAAGCAGGCAAGAACGTCTACGTCGAAAAGCCCTGCAGCCACAACCCCGGGGAAGGCGTCATGCTGGTTGCCGCCCGCGACAAGTACAAGAAGCTTGTGCAGATGGGAAATCAGCGCCGCTCGGCCCCACATATCATCGAGATCGTCGGCAAGATCCACGAAGGCCTGATCGGCCGCGCCTACTACTCGAAGGGCTGGTACAGCAACACCCGCAAGTCCATCGGCACAGGCAAACCTGTCGCAGTTCCCGCCACACTCGATTGGGACCTCTGGCAAGGTCCCGCGCCGCGTAAGGCCTACATGTCCAACTACCACCCCTACAACTGGCACTGGTTCAAGCACTGGGGTACGGGCGAGACGCTCAACAACGGCACTCACGAGATCGACGTCTGCCGTTGGGCCCTGGGGGTCGACCTGCCCAATCATGTCTCAGCCTCCGGCGGCCGCTATGCGTACAAGGACGACTGGCAGTTTTACGACACTCTCGTCACCAGCTTCGAATACGACGATAAGACGATCTCGTGGGAGGGACAGTGCTGCAACGGGATGAAGCAGCACAACCGCGACCGCGGCTCAGTCGTGGTAGGTACGAACGGGTCGGTATTCGTCGATGGCGGCAGCTACGAGGTCTATGACCTCAAAGGCAACAAGATCGACGAGCGCCAGGCCGGCAGCGCTGCCCACGGCTCCGCCGATCTTACTGGCGCCGACAACATGACCGATCTCCACTTCGCCAACTTCATCGCCGGTATCCAGAAGGGCGAGAAACTCAACTCGCCCGTCGAAGTCGGCAACGTGGCCGTCACGATGCTGCAGCTCTCCAACGTCGCCTGGGAGCTCAACCGTGGCCTCAAGCTCGATCCAAAGAATGGCCACGTCCTCAACGACCCCGAGGCTATGAAGTACTGGGATCGCGAGTACGAAAAGGGCTGGGAGCCCAAGGTCTAA